A single Abditibacteriaceae bacterium DNA region contains:
- the hemB gene encoding porphobilinogen synthase codes for MADFLRTRRTRRTSTLRRMVRETVVAPDNLIAPLFVQNGEGIRDEIGAMPGQFRFSPDTAVDEARGLAALGINAVILFGIPGSKDAEGRSAYDPNGPVPRAIRALKVALPELCVVADVCACEYTDHGHCGILHEQEVDNDATLPLLAKAALCYAEAGADIIAPSDMMDGRIQAIRAALDQNFSHLPIMSYAAKYAGAFYGPFRDAAGSAPSFGDRRSYQMDIANRREAQREIAADIVEGADIIMVKPALFCLDIIREARDRCELPICAYNVSGEYGMIKAAAARGWIDEARLVDETLTSIKRAGADLIITYHAREWAERL; via the coding sequence ATGGCCGATTTTCTTCGCACGCGCCGCACCCGACGCACTTCGACTTTACGCCGCATGGTTCGAGAAACGGTTGTCGCTCCCGACAACCTGATTGCGCCGCTTTTTGTGCAAAATGGCGAAGGCATTCGCGATGAGATCGGAGCGATGCCCGGACAGTTTCGCTTTTCACCAGACACAGCGGTTGACGAAGCGCGTGGCCTGGCGGCGCTCGGCATCAACGCGGTGATTTTGTTTGGTATTCCCGGTAGCAAAGATGCCGAAGGGCGCAGCGCTTACGACCCCAACGGCCCCGTTCCCCGTGCGATTCGCGCGTTGAAAGTGGCGCTGCCTGAATTGTGCGTTGTCGCCGATGTGTGCGCGTGCGAATACACCGACCACGGGCACTGCGGAATTTTGCACGAACAAGAAGTCGATAACGACGCCACGCTGCCGCTTTTAGCCAAAGCTGCTCTGTGTTATGCCGAAGCCGGAGCCGATATCATTGCGCCGTCCGATATGATGGACGGGCGAATTCAGGCCATTCGCGCCGCGCTCGACCAGAACTTTTCGCATCTTCCGATTATGAGTTATGCCGCGAAATATGCCGGTGCCTTTTACGGCCCGTTTCGCGATGCGGCAGGGTCGGCGCCCAGTTTCGGCGACCGGCGCAGTTATCAGATGGACATTGCCAACCGGCGCGAGGCCCAGAGAGAAATCGCAGCCGACATCGTTGAGGGCGCCGATATAATCATGGTGAAACCGGCGCTCTTTTGTCTCGACATCATTCGCGAAGCGCGCGACCGCTGCGAACTGCCGATTTGCGCTTACAACGTATCGGGCGAATACGGCATGATCAAAGCGGCGGCAGCGCGCGGCTGGATCGATGAAGCGCGTCTCGTTGATGAAACGTTAACCTCGATTAAACGCGCGGGCGCAGACCTCATCATTACCTATCACGCGCGCGAATGGGCCGAGCGATTGTAA
- a CDS encoding thioredoxin family protein, whose product MARTPSTMLPLGTLAPNFSLPSTDGTQVSLADFSGAPALLVAFISNHCPYVKHIRANFAALGNEYQARGVAVIAVGSNDGEAYPDDNFDAMKAEKLAAGYAFPYLHDADQSVAKAYRAACTPDFFLFDGNQALVYRGQMDGARPHNEEAPSGRDLRAALDAVLEGREVSAEQKPSLGCNIKWKAGNEPDYFTS is encoded by the coding sequence ATGGCACGCACCCCTTCCACCATGCTCCCGCTTGGCACTTTAGCACCCAATTTCTCTCTCCCTTCCACGGATGGCACACAGGTATCGCTCGCTGATTTTTCTGGCGCGCCCGCGCTTCTCGTTGCATTTATTTCGAATCACTGCCCGTATGTGAAGCACATTCGCGCCAACTTCGCGGCCCTGGGCAACGAGTATCAGGCGCGTGGTGTGGCGGTGATCGCCGTTGGCTCCAACGACGGCGAAGCCTATCCCGACGACAACTTCGATGCGATGAAAGCCGAGAAACTCGCCGCTGGTTACGCATTTCCTTACCTTCACGACGCCGACCAGAGTGTGGCCAAAGCGTATCGCGCAGCCTGCACCCCGGACTTTTTCCTTTTCGACGGCAACCAGGCTCTGGTTTATCGCGGACAAATGGATGGCGCGCGCCCGCACAATGAGGAAGCGCCATCGGGACGCGACCTGCGCGCTGCGCTTGATGCCGTTCTCGAAGGTCGCGAGGTTTCGGCTGAACAAAAACCAAGTCTTGGCTGTAACATCAAGTGGAAAGCAGGCAACGAGCCCGATTACTTCACGTCATAA
- a CDS encoding FecR domain-containing protein, which translates to MKSPGCLSIVVLCVLFGFFGRSSRAQTVARVAKIQRIAEMKNGDAAWKRAGVGTALAVQNRVRTGKRSKADIKFSDGSLLRLGQLSSVEFRSAKGVTLTGGQLLFAALKPGRVLAGNAAAEIKGSVAVIRLNPDNSVDAELFLGATDIVTEKGTVSLKPGQGITAFPDGTFSRIRAASPRAYLRGAASSELLDEPNDAPFTGSAAQIPTRTAPERTATETYQGLGRGPAIIDNYANPFVLPKSRSPFDRPFPDPLPPLPDSDSTANNIRIARTRSSQVTQRHRPALENNFLGALPALVLAPRPSMRLAQIPAATEAGVPRALDAANDAANPENDDLDIAAAQKHLEEIERGDGQASGVDAALIGVLGDGGTALYGGQLHGYLTRGKFLFDATIQPLRLRNPGGGTQDYSAVSSAHVLYRDSWGDVQLGRQRFAAGPTQATLFGSLVRQGSREVMDALRIKPRLKPGFTAEAAYLIDAYPRNLPYRVSGRQEGLYGRAGVQRSFGNFAVNALSYRDANTSTGVTLDFAVPLVRNEVELYGEFGRDVFKRRLTTVGLAFPVLYDRAGIDFALEYARLGSSSRTPRPPSELAARVYKRIGNNVNVVASLSRFSGAVRDTSLVVGVSVGARLTGGGSYSTME; encoded by the coding sequence ATGAAATCGCCCGGTTGCCTTTCTATTGTCGTACTGTGTGTATTATTTGGATTTTTTGGTCGTTCGTCGCGCGCGCAAACCGTCGCGCGCGTGGCTAAGATTCAGCGCATTGCCGAAATGAAAAATGGTGACGCCGCGTGGAAGCGCGCGGGTGTCGGAACCGCACTCGCTGTCCAAAATCGGGTGCGCACCGGCAAACGCAGCAAAGCCGACATCAAGTTCTCTGATGGCAGCCTGCTGCGTTTGGGGCAGTTATCGTCGGTCGAGTTTCGGTCGGCGAAAGGCGTGACTCTCACGGGCGGGCAACTCCTTTTCGCGGCGCTCAAGCCCGGCCGCGTGCTGGCAGGAAACGCCGCCGCCGAAATCAAAGGCAGCGTTGCTGTTATCCGGCTGAACCCGGACAATTCGGTCGATGCCGAACTGTTTCTTGGCGCGACCGACATCGTGACGGAAAAAGGAACGGTTTCCCTCAAGCCAGGGCAGGGCATCACCGCATTTCCAGACGGCACGTTTTCCCGCATACGCGCCGCTTCGCCGCGCGCGTATTTGCGCGGCGCAGCCTCATCAGAACTGCTTGATGAACCCAACGACGCACCTTTTACGGGCAGCGCCGCACAGATCCCCACGCGAACCGCGCCTGAACGCACGGCGACTGAAACCTACCAAGGCTTAGGACGCGGCCCCGCAATTATCGATAACTACGCCAATCCTTTCGTTTTGCCGAAATCGCGCTCGCCGTTTGACCGGCCATTTCCCGATCCGCTGCCGCCTCTTCCTGACAGTGATTCAACGGCTAATAATATACGAATTGCTCGCACACGCTCGTCACAGGTGACGCAGCGCCATCGCCCTGCGCTGGAAAATAATTTCCTCGGTGCTCTACCGGCCCTCGTTTTAGCGCCGCGTCCTTCTATGCGATTGGCTCAAATTCCAGCAGCGACAGAAGCGGGTGTGCCGCGTGCCCTGGACGCGGCCAATGACGCAGCGAATCCCGAGAATGACGACCTCGACATTGCTGCGGCGCAAAAGCATCTCGAGGAAATTGAGCGTGGCGATGGACAAGCGAGCGGCGTCGATGCCGCATTGATTGGCGTTCTGGGCGATGGTGGAACTGCACTTTACGGCGGCCAGCTTCACGGCTATTTGACGCGCGGCAAGTTCCTGTTCGATGCGACCATTCAGCCTCTGCGTCTGCGCAACCCGGGCGGCGGCACGCAGGATTACTCGGCTGTTAGTTCGGCCCATGTGCTTTACCGCGATTCGTGGGGCGATGTTCAACTGGGCCGCCAGCGCTTTGCCGCAGGCCCAACACAGGCGACATTGTTTGGGAGTCTGGTGCGCCAGGGTTCGCGCGAAGTTATGGACGCGTTGCGTATCAAACCGCGCTTGAAGCCCGGATTTACCGCCGAAGCGGCTTATCTGATCGATGCTTACCCGCGCAATTTGCCGTATCGCGTTTCGGGCAGACAGGAAGGTTTATACGGACGTGCGGGCGTGCAGCGGAGCTTTGGCAACTTCGCTGTCAACGCTCTCAGCTACCGTGATGCCAATACCTCGACCGGCGTCACCCTCGACTTTGCAGTTCCGCTCGTTCGCAACGAAGTCGAGCTCTACGGTGAATTTGGGCGCGATGTCTTCAAGCGGCGATTGACCACGGTTGGGCTGGCGTTTCCTGTTCTCTACGACCGCGCTGGAATCGATTTCGCCCTCGAATACGCGCGCCTTGGAAGCAGCAGCCGCACTCCGCGCCCGCCGAGTGAACTCGCCGCGCGGGTTTATAAACGCATTGGCAACAATGTGAATGTGGTTGCGTCGCTATCTCGCTTTTCCGGGGCGGTGCGCGATACCAGTCTCGTTGTCGGGGTCTCCGTAGGAGCACGGTTAACGGGTGGAGGTTCCTATTCGACGATGGAATAG
- a CDS encoding adenylate/guanylate cyclase domain-containing protein translates to MRLPLGKQDKAGSTSLAKPAIEVFRRARRVKPALSAAARRALWTACVASVLCIFWSLHAAQYTSRTGADRSTAVWLPAWRAVEGLELRLFDARFVARGARIPRSRDRLAIVAIDENSLERVGVWPWPRRMHADLINKLNAAGARVVALDIDFSSRQNPRTTSIGAVDSQEPILSPDDRALAAAAEKGNVLAPSFLSVGQSNGAVAVSLVSPFEELDEAMPDLSLAEVRRDSDEGVRWWPTHAVFNDGSDSRAVVGSFAQLAVAVAQKRVGEDPTTYENDLTKSVARPSRDWASQSTVEIPRIEGVRISPDAPRISRTLVHFWGPPGTIPTHSYADVLESMTAQQRRAAFNNRIVFIGATAHILKDNFPMPQIASHGASASVIPGVELHATMAAMLLDGAFLREATLGQNLAVLWVLSFLMAFAMLALRERTGLWARALQSWWRAHGHKGSIHDAVWLGITFGAVALPLLVFWFAGQWAFNAGFYLPTAFVLLAAGSAAACVIARNFAEEAAERRKALAQFGRMVSPEVLDEILAHPEEEFPRSRRIAATVLFADLEGFTTYSENHEPEEVVDALNELFGRLEPVVYEHGGTVDKYIGDAIMAYFGAPVPRFDHAARALHCAIAMQEATLLFREETGIEFYLRVGLHSGDVIVGCVGSAERSDYTVIGDTVNLASRLEGKNKEFSSWIMCSEATINAAPGVARAESARAQIKGKAEAVNVYIVRGLSNVAPCDTRWGRIAAPDESPEIASAPMPALAAPHRSTVNSADAKGTVEFDRTSGEL, encoded by the coding sequence ATGCGCTTGCCTCTCGGCAAACAAGATAAAGCCGGAAGCACGAGTCTGGCGAAACCCGCGATTGAAGTGTTCCGCCGAGCGCGTCGGGTGAAACCGGCCCTCAGCGCCGCCGCACGCCGGGCACTCTGGACCGCATGTGTTGCCTCGGTTCTCTGTATCTTCTGGTCGCTGCACGCGGCGCAATACACGTCCCGTACTGGTGCCGACCGCAGCACCGCCGTGTGGCTTCCTGCTTGGCGCGCTGTGGAGGGCCTAGAACTGCGATTGTTCGATGCGCGCTTTGTGGCGCGGGGAGCGCGTATTCCGCGATCTCGCGACCGCCTTGCGATAGTTGCCATCGACGAAAACAGCCTCGAGCGCGTTGGTGTTTGGCCATGGCCGCGCCGCATGCACGCCGATTTAATCAACAAACTCAATGCTGCCGGCGCGCGTGTCGTCGCGCTCGACATCGACTTTTCCTCCCGCCAGAATCCGCGCACCACTTCTATAGGTGCCGTTGATTCACAGGAACCGATTCTTTCGCCGGACGACCGCGCTCTTGCCGCTGCGGCGGAAAAGGGAAATGTCCTTGCGCCATCGTTTCTTTCGGTCGGGCAAAGCAATGGCGCAGTAGCGGTGTCGCTTGTGTCGCCGTTTGAAGAACTCGACGAAGCGATGCCGGATTTATCTCTTGCCGAGGTACGCCGCGATAGCGACGAAGGCGTTCGCTGGTGGCCGACTCATGCTGTTTTTAACGACGGCAGCGACTCGCGCGCAGTTGTGGGCAGCTTTGCGCAACTTGCAGTTGCGGTGGCGCAAAAGCGTGTCGGCGAAGACCCCACGACCTACGAAAACGATTTAACGAAAAGTGTCGCTCGCCCGTCGCGCGATTGGGCATCTCAAAGTACGGTCGAAATCCCGCGTATCGAGGGCGTGCGCATTTCCCCTGACGCCCCGCGTATCAGTCGCACCTTAGTCCACTTCTGGGGGCCGCCAGGAACTATTCCCACGCACTCTTACGCGGATGTGTTGGAATCGATGACGGCGCAGCAACGGCGCGCGGCGTTTAACAATCGAATTGTTTTTATTGGTGCAACCGCGCACATTCTCAAAGACAACTTTCCCATGCCACAGATTGCCTCGCATGGCGCGAGCGCAAGTGTGATTCCTGGTGTGGAACTCCACGCGACGATGGCCGCGATGCTTCTCGACGGTGCGTTTCTGCGCGAAGCGACGCTGGGGCAGAACCTCGCTGTGTTGTGGGTGCTTTCTTTTCTGATGGCTTTTGCCATGCTGGCGCTGCGCGAGCGAACAGGCTTGTGGGCGCGTGCGCTGCAAAGCTGGTGGCGAGCGCACGGCCATAAGGGGAGCATCCACGACGCCGTTTGGTTGGGAATTACCTTCGGCGCGGTGGCACTACCGCTTCTCGTGTTCTGGTTCGCCGGTCAGTGGGCATTTAACGCGGGCTTTTATTTACCAACGGCCTTTGTGCTGCTTGCGGCGGGAAGTGCGGCGGCGTGTGTCATTGCGCGAAACTTCGCCGAAGAAGCCGCCGAACGACGCAAGGCGCTTGCACAGTTCGGGCGCATGGTGTCGCCGGAAGTGCTGGATGAAATTCTTGCGCATCCCGAAGAAGAATTCCCGCGCTCGCGGCGTATTGCTGCAACCGTGTTATTCGCCGATCTGGAAGGTTTTACAACCTATTCGGAGAATCACGAGCCGGAAGAAGTGGTGGATGCGCTCAACGAGCTGTTTGGCCGTTTGGAACCGGTCGTTTACGAACACGGCGGAACGGTCGATAAATATATCGGCGACGCGATTATGGCGTATTTTGGTGCGCCGGTTCCGCGCTTCGATCATGCGGCGCGCGCGCTGCACTGCGCCATCGCGATGCAGGAAGCCACGCTGTTATTCCGCGAAGAAACCGGCATCGAATTTTATTTGCGCGTCGGCCTGCATTCGGGCGACGTGATTGTTGGTTGCGTCGGCAGCGCCGAGCGTTCGGACTACACCGTCATCGGTGATACAGTGAATCTCGCCTCGCGCCTGGAAGGCAAAAACAAGGAATTCAGTTCGTGGATTATGTGTTCGGAAGCGACTATCAACGCTGCGCCTGGTGTTGCGCGGGCCGAAAGCGCGCGTGCACAAATCAAAGGCAAGGCAGAAGCAGTCAATGTTTATATCGTGCGCGGTTTGAGTAATGTTGCTCCCTGTGATACACGGTGGGGGCGCATTGCAGCTCCTGACGAATCACCCGAAATTGCAAGCGCACCCATGCCGGCTCTGGCCGCGCCGCATCGCTCTACGGTCAATAGTGCAGATGCAAAGGGTACAGTCGAATTCGACCGTACTTCTGGAGAACTATGA
- a CDS encoding ATP-binding cassette domain-containing protein, whose translation MAAISVSHLSRRFSTHVKQPGFLGAVRGLVRRETKVKTAVDDVSFQIDKGEFVGFLGPNGAGKTTTLKILSGVLHPTSGEATVLGYVPWKREAALQRRFSLVLGQKNQLWWDLPAIDSFLLNRDIYEIDNGIFTRKVDELADLLDLKDLLRVPVRKLSLGERMKCEVAASLLHSPEVLFLDEPTIGLDVVSQVRIREFLRQYNQQSGITVILTSHYMADIEALCKRVIVINEGKAIFDGALRDLAGNAATRRAIRLTLPREATPEEWSRVQQLSPEATNEGVRLTVAVPRDEVASSVGELLSFLPVADLTVDDVDIESVIRDLFIQNKTVTA comes from the coding sequence ATGGCAGCGATTTCTGTTTCTCATTTATCGCGGCGCTTTTCGACTCACGTCAAGCAGCCGGGTTTTCTCGGCGCGGTGCGTGGTTTGGTGCGGCGCGAAACCAAAGTCAAAACAGCGGTCGACGATGTTTCCTTTCAAATTGATAAAGGTGAGTTTGTCGGTTTTCTCGGGCCGAATGGCGCCGGTAAAACAACGACTTTGAAAATACTGTCGGGCGTTTTGCACCCGACGTCGGGCGAAGCGACGGTTTTAGGTTACGTTCCATGGAAGCGCGAAGCCGCCTTGCAGCGGCGTTTTTCGCTTGTTCTCGGCCAGAAAAACCAACTGTGGTGGGATTTGCCTGCTATCGATTCGTTTCTGCTCAACCGCGACATTTATGAAATCGACAACGGCATCTTTACACGCAAAGTCGATGAACTCGCTGATTTGCTCGACCTCAAAGATTTGCTGCGGGTGCCGGTGCGTAAGCTCAGTCTGGGCGAGCGCATGAAGTGTGAAGTCGCGGCGAGCCTGCTGCATTCGCCGGAAGTCCTGTTTCTCGACGAGCCGACCATTGGGCTGGATGTTGTGAGCCAGGTGCGCATCCGCGAATTCTTGCGCCAATATAATCAGCAAAGCGGCATCACCGTTATTCTCACGTCGCATTACATGGCCGACATCGAAGCGTTGTGCAAACGCGTGATCGTTATCAACGAAGGTAAAGCGATATTCGACGGCGCGCTTCGCGACCTCGCGGGAAATGCCGCCACGCGCCGCGCGATTCGACTGACACTTCCTCGCGAAGCCACGCCGGAAGAATGGTCGCGCGTCCAGCAACTTTCGCCAGAAGCGACCAACGAAGGTGTGCGCCTCACAGTTGCCGTTCCGCGCGATGAGGTCGCCTCTAGCGTCGGCGAACTGCTTTCGTTCTTGCCCGTCGCCGACCTCACCGTCGATGACGTGGACATCGAAAGCGTGATTCGCGACCTTTTCATTCAAAACAAAACCGTGACGGCTTGA
- a CDS encoding DUF3084 domain-containing protein, with translation MFPTTPVILVLGLAAATCLIAYWADNLGKKLGKKRITLFGLRPRQTATLITMVSSVGIMLLTLAALLISSASLRNALLRYDATRREVNDLKKLLPALRNDAAQAETEKRQAKQQASSAQRTAQTENRNAITARRDRDIAQRANATARQSLAQTRKTLGATRARETSARRAEAAARRNEGRALLEQRVALGRAALIRAQLTSVQGDLQTARAQYQTLGAQLETQRAAVQTARQQLENVRKSRQQVLKSNRVLLESEAKLRARLETSQEVVDTLETRRAALESRIQTATTQLSTLTEVAFEYGTVAGLLGAGQIGVTLGQVFSEVRLAPESEPSAIRAVLRSLLESGAQSAAALGGQPFAVEEGGASSALHLAPRPVVTGGAPLGEDEQITHYSNYLSTFKTPVSLRLVAARNYATGEKQLEARLVVVPVRRAFASGETITSSVIDGSATDAQIFNALLALVNAGEVVARGRGVAPLLSPQKPDFYAPGTNEAVFEALRESQMRARSMRVRLVAAEDISTVDNLRIRFILEKAAN, from the coding sequence ATGTTTCCGACAACGCCTGTTATTCTTGTGCTTGGTCTCGCCGCCGCTACGTGCCTTATCGCGTATTGGGCGGATAACCTCGGTAAAAAACTAGGCAAGAAGCGCATCACGCTGTTCGGCTTGCGCCCGCGCCAGACGGCGACACTGATAACAATGGTGTCGAGCGTCGGCATTATGCTGCTGACATTAGCGGCGTTGCTGATTTCATCGGCAAGTTTGCGCAACGCATTGCTTCGCTACGATGCGACCCGGCGCGAAGTCAACGATCTAAAGAAGCTGCTTCCCGCTCTGCGTAACGACGCGGCTCAGGCCGAAACGGAAAAGCGCCAGGCGAAACAACAAGCGTCGTCGGCGCAGCGAACTGCACAGACAGAAAACAGGAATGCCATCACAGCACGCCGCGACCGCGACATCGCCCAGCGCGCTAATGCTACCGCTCGCCAGAGCCTGGCGCAAACGCGAAAGACGCTTGGTGCCACACGAGCGCGCGAAACTTCCGCACGTCGCGCCGAAGCCGCCGCGCGCCGCAATGAAGGTCGCGCTCTATTGGAGCAGCGTGTGGCTTTGGGGCGCGCGGCGCTCATTCGTGCTCAACTCACCTCGGTTCAGGGCGATTTGCAAACGGCGCGCGCGCAATACCAGACGCTGGGCGCACAACTCGAAACGCAGCGGGCTGCTGTTCAAACGGCACGTCAGCAGCTAGAGAACGTGCGAAAATCACGGCAGCAGGTTCTGAAATCGAATCGCGTACTCTTGGAATCGGAAGCGAAGTTGCGAGCGCGATTAGAAACTAGCCAGGAAGTAGTGGATACTCTCGAAACGCGCCGCGCGGCCCTTGAGTCGCGCATTCAAACAGCGACGACCCAACTAAGCACGTTGACCGAAGTCGCATTTGAATATGGCACTGTTGCCGGGCTGCTCGGTGCCGGTCAAATCGGTGTCACCCTTGGACAAGTATTCTCGGAAGTGCGACTTGCACCGGAAAGTGAACCCTCCGCGATTCGCGCCGTTTTGCGTTCTTTGTTGGAAAGCGGAGCGCAAAGCGCGGCAGCGTTGGGAGGCCAACCCTTTGCCGTTGAAGAAGGCGGCGCGTCGAGCGCCTTGCATCTTGCGCCGCGTCCTGTTGTAACAGGAGGCGCGCCGCTTGGCGAAGACGAACAAATCACGCATTATTCCAACTATCTTTCCACGTTCAAGACGCCGGTTTCGCTGCGTCTTGTCGCCGCGCGCAACTACGCGACCGGAGAAAAGCAACTGGAAGCACGTCTGGTCGTGGTGCCCGTTCGACGCGCCTTTGCGTCAGGCGAAACCATAACATCGTCGGTTATCGACGGATCGGCGACGGATGCACAAATTTTCAATGCTCTTCTCGCTCTAGTGAATGCCGGTGAAGTTGTCGCTCGCGGCCGCGGCGTAGCTCCGCTTCTTTCGCCGCAAAAGCCCGACTTCTACGCTCCGGGTACCAACGAGGCCGTCTTTGAAGCCTTGCGCGAGTCGCAAATGCGCGCGCGTTCGATGCGCGTGCGGCTTGTCGCTGCTGAAGACATTTCTACCGTAGACAACTTGCGGATACGATTCATTTTGGAAAAGGCCGCAAATTAA